The following proteins are co-located in the Camelina sativa cultivar DH55 chromosome 12, Cs, whole genome shotgun sequence genome:
- the LOC104731329 gene encoding calcium-dependent protein kinase 15 — translation MGCFSSKHRNTESDLINGSVQSSIPTNQSQSSVSRNVSEPQKPPFHQIPTTTQPNHRNQQQQQEEAKPIDKVIEEKQVRTTPLKPIVFRETETILGKPFEGIRKHYTLGHELGRGQFGITYSCKEISTGNVYACKSILKRKLMRKQDRDDVKREIQIMQHLSGQENIVEIRGAYEDRQSIHLVMELCGGSELFDRIIAQGHYSEKAAAGVIRSILNVVHICHFMGVIHRDLKPENFLLASTDDNAMLKATDFGLSVFIEEGKVYRDIVGSAYYVAPEVLRRSYGKEIDVWSAGIILYILLCGVPPFWAENEKGIFDEILKGEIDFKSKPWPSISESAKDLVRKLLTKDPKKRISAAQALEHPWIRGGEAPDKPIDSAVLSRMKQFRAMNKLKKLALKVIAESLSEEEIKGLKTMFANMDTDKSGTITYEELKTGLARLGSKLTEAEVKQLMEAADVDGNGTIDYIEFISATMHRYRFDRDEHVFKAFQYFDKDNSGFITMDELESAMKEYGMGDEASIKEVIAEVDTDNDGRINYEEFCAMMRSGTTQPQQGKLLPIH, via the exons atggGTTGCTTTAGCAGCAAACACCGGAACACAGAGAGTGATCTCATCAATGGCAGCGTACAAAGCTCAATTCCGACAAATCAATCCCAAAGCTCTGTCTCTCGTAACGTCTCCGAGCCTCAGAAACCTCCATTTCATCAAATTCCGACAACAACCCAACCAAATCATCgtaatcaacaacaacaacaagaagaagcaaaaccCATTGATAAGGTGATCGAAGAGAAACAGGTTCGAACAACACCATTGAAACCAATCGTCTTTAGAGAAACAGAGACAATTCTAGGCAAACCCTTTGAAGGAATCAGGAAACATTACACGCTAGGTCACGAATTAGGTCGAGGCCAATTCGGTATAACCTACAGCTGCAAAGAGATTTCAACGGGGAACGTATACGCTTGCAAATCAATACTAAAGAGGAAACTAATGAGAAAGCAGGACAGAGATGACGTGAAGAGAGAGATTCAGATAATGCAGCATTTGTCTGGACAAGAGAACATAGTTGAGATCAGAGGTGCTTACGAGGATAGACAATCTATACATCTGGTGATGGAGTTGTGTGGGGGTAGTGAACTGTTTGATAGGATTATAGCTCAGGGACATTACTCTGAGAAAGCAGCTGCTGGTGTTATTAGATCGATTTTGAATGTTGTTCACATTTGCCATTTCATGGGAGTGATTCATCGTGATCTCAAGCCTGAGAACTTCTTGCTCGCTAGTACTGATGATAATGCTATGCTTAAAGCTACTGATTTTGGATTGTCTGTGTTCATTGAAGAAG GGAAAGTTTACAGAGATATAGTAGGAAGTGCCTACTATGTTGCTCCTGAGGTATTAAGAAGAAGCTATGGAAAGGAAATTGATGTTTGGAGTGCAGGGATTATTCTATACATCTTGCTTTGTGGTGTACCTCCTTTTTGGGCTG AAAATGAGAAGGGGATATTTGATGAGATTCTAAAGGGAGAAATTGATTTTAAGAGTAAACCATGGCCTTCTATATCTGAGAGTGCTAAAGACCTTGTGAGGAAGTTGCTTACTAAAGACCCTAAGAAGCGAATCTCAGCGGCACAAGCTCTTG AACATCCTTggataagaggaggagaagcacCGGACAAGCCTATTGATAGTGCTGTGTTATCTCGGATGAAGCAGTTCCGAGCAATGAACAAGCTTAAGAAGCTAGCTCTTAAA gttATTGCAGAGAGTCTCTCGGAAGAGGAAATAAAAGGTCTTAAAACCATGTTTGCCAATATGGATACAGACAAAAGCGGCACAATCACTTACGAAGAATTGAAAACCGGGCTGGCTAGACTTGGCTCTAAACTCACTGAAGCAGAAGTTAAGCAACTCATGGAAGCC GCTGACGTAGATGGTAATGGAACAATCGACTACATCGAGTTCATCTCAGCGACAATGCATAGATACAGATTTGATCGAGACGAACACGTATTCAAAGCCTTCCAATACTTCGACAAAGACAACAGTGG GTTTATCACAATGGATGAGTTAGAGTCAGCCATGAAAGAGTATGGTATGGGAGATGAAGCTAGCATCAAAGAAGTCATAGCGGAAGTCGATACAGATaat GATGGAAGAATAAATTATGAAGAGTTTTGCGCGATGATGAGAAGTGGTACCACACAGCCGCAACAAGGGAAACTTCTTCCAATCCATTGA
- the LOC104731330 gene encoding uncharacterized protein LOC104731330 — protein sequence MGKGRGLTVSRSERFLGSPHQSGDRVVDVETAVELELMEEDVWSVLEPDQPTEESDWTARSLEAGGGERRHNGVGRASGRRKRHAATSAPVKVPDWSKILKPESVVGSMHHKNNDDADVADDDWESGMVPPHEYVAARSRNGDGGSSVILGVGRTLKGRDMRRVRDAVWSQTGFYG from the coding sequence atgggaaaaGGTCGGGGTTTAACCGTTAGTCGGAGCGAAAGGTTTCTAGGAAGTCCTCATCAGTCAGGTGACCGCGTCGTGGACGTAGAAACCGCCGTTGAGCTGGAACTCATGGAAGAGGATGTCTGGTCAGTGCTCGAGCCTGATCAACCAACAGAAGAAAGCGATTGGACAGCACGCTCCCTCGAAGCTGGTGGCGGTGAACGGAGACACAACGGAGTAGGTCGTGCGAGTGGACGGAGAAAGAGACACGCGGCGACTTCTGCTCCGGTGAAAGTGCCTGACTGGAGCAAGATCCTAAAGCCGGAGTCCGTCGTCGGATCAATGCATCATAAGAATAATGATGATGCTGACGTGGCGGATGATGACTGGGAAAGTGGGATGGTGCCACCTCATGAATACGTGGCTGCGCGTAGTCGTAATGGTGACGGTGGTTCATCTGTGATTTTGGGCGTGGGGAGAACGTTAAAGGGACGAGACATGAGACGGGTCAGAGACGCCGTATGGAGCCAAACCGGGTTCTATGgttaa